One genomic segment of Hordeum vulgare subsp. vulgare chromosome 2H, MorexV3_pseudomolecules_assembly, whole genome shotgun sequence includes these proteins:
- the LOC123425360 gene encoding non-specific lipid-transfer protein C6-like produces the protein MASKPIFPCVVLLIAVATAATTPASAAGANPIAIGGGSNETATCVPTLQRLLSCLDFIEHRTDAIPLPCCVQVNTTVAQQPCCLMHVLRGDVARLMGPQFDSTRAMVNVTSKCLGDGSILMSITRSCAGS, from the coding sequence ATGGCGTCCAAACCGATCTTCCCCTGCGTCGTCCTCCTGATCGCTGTCGCCACCGCGGCAACCACACCGGCATCCGCGGCCGGAGCGAACCCCATCGCCATCGGCGGCGGCTCCAACGAGACCGCGACGTGCGTGCCGACCCTTCAGCGGCTACTTTCGTGCCTGGACTTCATCGAGCACCGCACCGACGCGATCCCGCTGCCCTGCTGCGTCCAGGTGAACACGACGGTGGCCCAGCAGCCGTGCTGCCTCATGCACGTCCTGCGCGGCGACGTCGCGCGGCTCATGGGGCCGCAGTTCGACAGCACCCGCGCTATGGTTAACGTCACCTCCAAGTGCCTCGGCGACGGCTCGATCCTCATGTCCATCACTCGTTCCTGCGCAGGTTCGTGA